In one Sphingobacterium daejeonense genomic region, the following are encoded:
- a CDS encoding PASTA domain-containing protein, with amino-acid sequence MSKFFLYLRTSAFRKNLISGLIFIVILFILVYFGLKIYTKHGDSQEVPLLKGLNISEALNILDKAGLEVEIDSIYQMDAKPGLVIDQDPDPKAHVKGGRTIYLTIITQSAPEIAFPEIIDKTFIEASAILKNHSLKIADTVYKNDIARDVVLDVKFAGQPIRQGRMVPKGSKISLILGNGRGDDEVEIPVLIGLNLTEAKFALAGKGLALGSVSFADNSNDTLGSVVVKQNPDTSAKIISIGNAIHVTLGKPVTAEPVTTPQIP; translated from the coding sequence ATGTCTAAGTTCTTTTTATACTTGAGGACGAGTGCTTTCAGAAAAAACTTGATAAGTGGGCTCATTTTCATTGTCATTCTTTTTATTTTAGTTTATTTCGGGTTAAAGATTTACACCAAGCATGGTGATTCTCAAGAAGTTCCATTACTGAAGGGATTAAACATCAGTGAAGCATTGAACATTTTGGACAAAGCTGGTCTAGAGGTTGAAATTGATTCGATTTACCAGATGGATGCTAAGCCTGGTTTGGTTATCGATCAAGATCCAGATCCAAAGGCCCATGTTAAAGGTGGTCGTACCATCTATTTGACGATTATTACGCAGTCCGCTCCGGAAATTGCATTTCCTGAAATCATAGACAAGACATTTATTGAAGCATCAGCAATTTTAAAGAACCATTCTTTAAAAATCGCTGATACCGTTTATAAAAATGATATTGCCAGAGATGTGGTATTGGATGTAAAATTTGCTGGTCAACCTATCAGACAGGGCCGAATGGTTCCTAAAGGTTCAAAGATCAGCTTGATTTTGGGTAATGGTCGTGGCGATGATGAAGTAGAAATACCGGTATTGATCGGTTTGAACTTGACTGAGGCTAAATTTGCACTGGCAGGAAAAGGCTTGGCCTTGGGTTCTGTATCCTTTGCAGACAACTCTAATGACACATTGGGCTCCGTTGTTGTCAAACAAAACCCTGACACCAGCGCGAAAATTATTTCGATAGGGAATGCAATTCACGTAACATTGGGCAAACCAGTGACTGCGGAACCCGTAACAACCCCACAAATCCCATAA
- the mltG gene encoding endolytic transglycosylase MltG, giving the protein MTQNTKKRRGLGVVLIIILLVALVAGWIGYQAFMGPSIATDEEYFYVKTDEPYESVISRIESEGIVKNPTYFNYVATAMDLESTGIKAGRYKIEQRSEQPQIYRNLRAGYQDAVKFRFQNIRLRQDFAGLLGRDFEADSLAFLNLLNDEKLAEKYGFNKENFFSMFIPNTYEIYWNTKPEEIIDRFSKEYEKFWTAERKAKADSLGMTTQEVSTLASIVKGEALHQDEMPKIAGLYLNRLKKGMLLQADPTVIFANNDFTIRRVLNRHLTIDNPYNTYRYKGLPPGPIMMPSIASIDAVLNYEHHPYIYMCAKDDFSGYHLYAQTVAEHLVNARKFQRALDARNIKK; this is encoded by the coding sequence ATGACACAGAACACGAAGAAAAGAAGAGGATTAGGAGTGGTTCTAATCATAATCCTTCTTGTAGCCTTGGTTGCAGGATGGATAGGTTACCAAGCTTTTATGGGACCGAGCATCGCGACAGATGAGGAATATTTTTACGTTAAGACAGATGAACCTTATGAAAGCGTAATTTCAAGGATAGAATCTGAAGGCATTGTAAAGAACCCAACATACTTTAATTACGTAGCAACAGCTATGGACCTAGAATCCACAGGTATTAAAGCTGGTCGCTATAAAATTGAGCAAAGATCTGAGCAACCGCAGATTTATCGGAACTTGCGTGCTGGATATCAAGATGCGGTGAAATTCAGGTTTCAGAATATCCGTCTGAGACAAGATTTTGCAGGTCTGTTAGGCAGAGACTTTGAAGCTGACTCATTGGCTTTCTTGAATCTACTGAATGATGAAAAATTAGCTGAGAAATATGGCTTCAACAAGGAGAATTTCTTCAGTATGTTCATTCCAAATACCTATGAAATTTACTGGAACACCAAACCAGAGGAGATAATCGATCGCTTTTCAAAGGAATATGAGAAATTTTGGACTGCCGAGAGAAAAGCAAAGGCTGACTCTTTGGGAATGACCACACAAGAAGTAAGCACCTTGGCTTCTATCGTGAAGGGCGAGGCATTGCACCAAGACGAAATGCCAAAGATCGCTGGACTATATTTGAACAGATTGAAAAAAGGGATGCTTCTACAGGCTGACCCTACTGTAATCTTTGCAAACAATGATTTTACGATCCGTCGTGTATTGAACAGACACTTGACCATTGACAATCCTTATAATACCTATCGTTACAAAGGATTGCCTCCGGGTCCTATCATGATGCCTAGTATTGCATCTATTGATGCGGTGTTGAACTATGAGCATCATCCATATATTTACATGTGTGCCAAGGATGATTTCTCAGGATATCATTTGTACGCGCAGACTGTTGCAGAACATTTGGTGAATGCCAGAAAATTCCAAAGAGCATTAGACGCAAGAAATATTAAGAAATAA
- a CDS encoding acyl-CoA thioesterase — translation MFLYQHQVRVRYAETDNMGYVYYGNYATYYEVARTEMLRSTGISYKELEDMGVMLPVIELTCKFNKAAKYDDLVTINTYIREKPGIRIKFEYELFNEAGELLNTGSTQLVFVDIEKNRPCKPPQIFIDKMAPFFGE, via the coding sequence ATGTTTCTATATCAGCATCAAGTGAGGGTCCGTTATGCCGAAACCGACAATATGGGCTATGTTTACTATGGCAATTATGCTACCTACTATGAAGTAGCCCGTACGGAGATGCTTCGCAGCACCGGAATTTCATATAAAGAGCTTGAGGACATGGGTGTTATGCTCCCGGTGATTGAATTGACCTGCAAATTCAACAAAGCTGCAAAGTATGATGATTTAGTGACGATAAATACTTATATTCGGGAAAAGCCTGGGATAAGGATTAAATTTGAATATGAGCTGTTTAATGAGGCTGGTGAGTTGCTGAATACGGGATCTACCCAATTGGTATTTGTTGATATAGAAAAAAACAGACCCTGCAAACCTCCACAGATTTTCATTGACAAAATGGCTCCATTTTTTGGAGAATAA
- a CDS encoding YihY/virulence factor BrkB family protein, with the protein MVALALSLAIVLALAVGIALYAGSNYLINYLKTHIDYDLNWFWAFLIKVAQWSILFSIYFFTVSLIYKFGPSSTKKWKLFTPGATLATLLALLSFSFFTFYINNFGAYNKLYGSIGTLIVVMIWMYINALILIIGFELNASIALSKQSIKIVKPRIYNSFKPNKI; encoded by the coding sequence ATCGTCGCTCTAGCTCTTTCCCTTGCTATTGTTTTGGCCCTAGCCGTTGGAATTGCATTATATGCTGGTTCAAACTACTTGATCAACTACTTGAAGACCCATATCGATTATGATCTTAATTGGTTTTGGGCATTCTTGATCAAAGTAGCACAATGGAGCATCTTGTTTAGTATTTATTTTTTTACTGTAAGCTTAATCTACAAGTTTGGTCCCAGTTCCACTAAAAAATGGAAACTTTTTACTCCGGGAGCTACATTGGCCACTTTGCTAGCGTTGCTGTCTTTTTCTTTTTTCACCTTTTACATCAACAATTTTGGAGCTTACAACAAACTTTATGGCTCAATCGGAACTTTGATTGTAGTCATGATCTGGATGTACATAAATGCCCTTATTCTTATCATAGGCTTCGAATTAAATGCTAGTATAGCACTTTCAAAGCAGAGTATAAAAATTGTAAAGCCACGTATATATAATTCTTTTAAGCCAAACAAAATTTAA
- a CDS encoding sensor histidine kinase, translating to MENKELQKRSIRNKNVRNILLSSIIVLFITFVIFFIFSYIQYKSIQNKIQNIYTSVNSDQNNFTELLNIFSDAEDHFRKFSITYNMRDYNLYRTKLVKLKTSVDSLIQIRTKESKVQGDSSYKGRGLEDLMPKYTLLNNKLDSMLVASETLKSFRMESTDETIFDLPQAKVPSPIVVQEPKTVVVKKKSLIKRIFQKGDDTITVEPDNPGHTEQVVAQNNNLKNIIREKNSQTKNKMDELKRTLTEIRKSERSLLADNFTLLHSANQLIRIIHEDRIQIQRDKTDHELSILIGKTDTFKWQIIISLTFVFIVICILVYYQFFTSYYERKLLDEKIYASKLAEQKTDILAEITHEIRTPINSLIGIVDLLKSRKDLYQAKDVQLLESAYTNITATSKTINDILNLSKIDQHDNIEAIHFDYADLLIEVVETHRNHAEMKGIELEYTLDKDQPTIIFSDEFKVRQIMSNLVSNAIKYSNAGKVVATAFVDDQSNLIFKVSDQGQGIPEALKKNIFKKYYTVNKSNKVEGGVGLGLYITKNIVNTLKGKINFKTNAGQGTTFKVEIPIPKPKFRRKTP from the coding sequence ATGGAAAACAAAGAGTTACAAAAGAGAAGTATTCGGAATAAAAATGTTCGAAATATACTATTGAGTTCTATAATAGTATTATTCATAACTTTTGTGATTTTTTTTATTTTCTCATATATCCAATATAAGAGCATCCAGAATAAAATTCAGAATATTTACACCTCGGTAAATAGCGACCAGAACAATTTTACGGAACTACTGAACATCTTCAGTGATGCTGAGGATCATTTCCGTAAATTCTCCATTACCTATAATATGCGAGACTACAACCTGTACAGGACCAAGCTCGTTAAGTTAAAAACATCAGTTGATTCATTGATTCAGATCCGAACCAAAGAATCCAAGGTACAGGGAGACAGTTCGTATAAAGGGAGGGGTCTAGAGGATTTGATGCCAAAGTATACGCTGTTGAACAACAAGTTGGATTCCATGCTTGTAGCATCTGAAACCTTAAAAAGTTTTAGGATGGAATCAACGGATGAAACGATTTTTGATTTGCCTCAAGCTAAGGTTCCCTCACCTATCGTTGTTCAAGAGCCAAAAACAGTAGTAGTCAAAAAGAAATCTCTTATCAAACGGATTTTTCAGAAAGGTGATGACACCATCACTGTTGAACCTGATAATCCAGGCCATACAGAGCAAGTGGTCGCTCAAAACAATAATCTCAAGAATATTATCCGAGAAAAAAATTCGCAGACCAAAAATAAAATGGATGAGTTAAAAAGAACTTTAACTGAAATCCGAAAAAGCGAACGTTCTCTATTGGCAGATAATTTCACTTTGTTGCACAGTGCCAATCAATTGATAAGAATTATCCATGAAGATAGGATTCAGATCCAAAGGGACAAAACAGACCATGAACTGAGCATCCTAATCGGCAAAACCGATACATTCAAATGGCAGATTATTATATCGCTAACCTTTGTATTTATCGTCATCTGTATATTGGTGTATTATCAGTTTTTCACCAGCTATTATGAACGAAAACTGTTGGATGAAAAAATCTACGCTTCTAAATTAGCAGAGCAGAAAACTGATATCCTGGCTGAGATCACCCACGAAATCAGAACGCCTATTAACTCCTTAATTGGAATTGTGGATCTATTGAAGAGCCGTAAGGATTTATATCAAGCTAAGGATGTACAACTGCTGGAATCAGCATACACAAATATTACCGCTACATCGAAGACAATCAATGATATCTTAAATCTGAGTAAGATCGATCAGCATGACAACATTGAAGCTATTCACTTTGATTATGCGGATTTATTGATTGAGGTTGTAGAGACACATCGAAACCATGCTGAAATGAAAGGTATAGAATTGGAATATACATTGGACAAGGATCAACCCACCATTATTTTTTCAGATGAATTCAAGGTTCGCCAGATTATGAGCAACCTGGTGAGCAATGCCATTAAATATTCCAATGCGGGCAAGGTTGTAGCTACAGCCTTTGTGGATGACCAAAGCAATTTGATCTTTAAGGTTTCGGACCAAGGGCAAGGAATTCCGGAGGCTCTAAAAAAGAATATTTTCAAGAAATATTACACGGTTAATAAATCTAACAAAGTAGAAGGTGGCGTCGGTTTGGGCTTATACATTACCAAAAACATCGTAAATACATTAAAAGGGAAAATAAACTTTAAGACCAATGCAGGTCAAGGAACTACTTTTAAGGT